A genomic stretch from Schistosoma mansoni, WGS project CABG00000000 data, chromosome 4 unplaced supercontig 0032, strain Puerto Rico, whole genome shotgun sequence includes:
- a CDS encoding gamma-secretase subunit aph-1, putative has product MTCLGGVGCTLIGVGPCLILFLCTVANCPIKVILLTASGFFWLVSLLITSVMWFIVTPLRAYLAFGILIGVLIQEILRFLFFLLIFKAESGLQLIVSSSTTPVSRPQLVDGINNDNIIDNHSHGREAERNEVSNLTRNRKISSSNIIITNDYDHNILNDNNSGDINNNNNHAIQLDHLTVAYVSGLGYGLMSCIIQSLRILIDSYGPGITIYSTWNSRTFFLFSSCQCMCISMLQVFWSLILFSAFVQRAYGQIILVYFMHFGLAGMSLINTYSSPCSEIVCAIYMICLIGMIIFAYCRFHSQLITNPKKNSAVNFINQQ; this is encoded by the exons ATGACTTGTTTGGGGGGAGTTGGCTGTACTCTTATTGGAGTGGGTCCTTGTTTAATTCTTTTCCTATGTACAGTCGCCAATTGTCCAATAAAAGTCATTTTACTCACAGCCAG TGGATTTTTCTGGTTGGTGTCATTACTTATCACATCTGTAATGTGGTTTATAGTTACCCCACTACGAGCTTACCTTGCATTTGGGATTCTTATTGGCGTGTTAATTCAAGAGATTCTACGATTTCTattctttttattgatttt CAAAGCTGAATCCGGCCTTCAGCTGATTGTAAGTAGTTCAACTACTCCCGTTTCAAGACCACAGCTGGTTGATGGAATTAATAACGACAACATTATTGATAATCATAGTCATGGGAGAGAAGCTGAAAGAAATGAAGTTTCAAATTTAACAAGAAATAGAAAAATATCTAGTAGTAATATTATAATAACAAACGACTATGATCATAATATTTTGAACGATAATAATAGTGGcgatattaacaataataataatcatgctATACAACTTGATCATCTTACAGTCGCTTATGTCTCTGGATTAGGGTATGGTTTGATGAGTTGTATTATACAATCGTTACGTATACTTATTGATTCCTATGGCCCTGGAATAACTATATATTCAACATGGAATTCGAGAACATTCTTTTTGTTTTCGT CGTGTCAGTGTATGTGTATATCAATGCTTCAAGTGTTTTGGTCTCTTATTCTGTTTTCTGCGTTTGTACAACGTGCATATGGTCAAATTATCCTTGTATACTTTATGCATTTTGGATTAGCTGGCATG TCGTTAATCAATACCTATTCATCACCTTGCTCAGAAATTGTATGTGCAATATACATGATTTGTCTCATAGGAATGATCATATTCGCCTATTGTCGATTTCATTCACAATTAATCACTAATCCTAAAAAAAATAGTGCTGTCAATTTTATTAATCAACAGTAA
- a CDS encoding Rnf25 protein, putative, whose translation MDNIIQDELQLLHEMFPGEFKVDFDSNQCTVTFLVTPGVGFNNSANKFIKFNLNLKFTPKYPRESPTISVECVHGLKEKDIAKLLSLLKDLTLERNGDPVIFDVVDFCREFISSNIPTVECAICLNYFRNESDVYCTTNFHYFHTYCIGEYMNRRRVEYEEEINELKTRCPYTEFPSLEVPCPLCRAEFLPFSEDLVNLVHSQKNTKNSDSLKLG comes from the exons ATGGATAATAT AATTCAGGATGAATTGCAATTATTACATGAAATGTTTCCCGGTGAATTCAAAGTTGACTTTGA ttcaAATCAATGTACAGTTACTTTTTTAGTAACTCCTGGAGTGGGGTTTAATAATTCCGCAAACAAGTTTATAAAATTTAACCTAAACTTGAAGTTTACTCCAAAG TATCCAAGAGAGTCACCTACAATCTCTGTAGAATGTGTCCATGGTCTGAAAGAAAAGGATATTGCAAAATTATTATCCCTTCTAAAAGATTTAACTTTGGAACGAAACGGCGATCCAGTCATTTTTGATGTCGTGGAT TTTTGTCGTGAATTTATTTCATCCAACATCCCAACTGTTGAGTGTGCAATATGCTTGAATTACTTCCGAAATGAAAGTGATGTCTATTGTACaacaaattttcattatttccatACATACTGTATTGGTGAGTATATGAATCGCAGAAGAGTAGAATATGAAGAGGAAATAAACGAATTAAAAACCAGGTGCCCATACACTGAATTTCCATCACTTGAA GTACCGTGTCCACTGTGTCGTGCCGAATTCCTACCATTCAGTGAAGATCTTGTCAATCTAGTACATTCACAGAAAAATACCAAAAACAGTGATAGTTTGAAGTTGGGATAG
- a CDS encoding NAD dehydrogenase, putative: protein MFTKLKSLNHVLISQAFRRSSTKAHTFDIAIVGGGIVGLATARELALRFPKFQFALLEKEEELGMHQSGHNSGVIHAGVYYTPGSLKAKLCVEGLKKSYEYFEANNVPYKKCGKLIVAVDELELPQLEKLYSFAQQNGVPNVSYISGDKIREIEPNCVGLKAIHSPETGIVDWRTVTLSYAKNFVASGGIIYKSFKVGEISETSENVDYPILIKNVNSGSNNSTHISQVTCKYVITCTGLQSDRVAKMSGCSPNPVIVPFRGDYLVLKPENSSLINGNIYPVPDSRFPFLGVHFTPRLDGSVLLGPNAILSLDREGYGRFDFNFKDYFDLASSPGLRKLIFRYLRFGINEIIDGLFIHRQVKRLKKYVPSLNVKDVVRGPSGIRAQAIDSDGTLVDDFVIHFGDGEIGKRIMHVRNAPSPAATASLAIGCVLADKAQEYFDLSLGESRSFV from the coding sequence ATGTTCACCAAACTTAAAAGTTTAAACCATGTTTTGATATCCCAAGCGTTTCGGAGAAGCTCTACCAAAGCACATACTTTCGACATAGCGATTGTTGGAGGTGGAATTGTGGGTTTAGCAACGGCTCGTGAACTAGCACTTCGGTTTCCGAAATTTCAGTTTGCACTTCTGgaaaaagaagaagaattaGGGATGCATCAATCTGGTCATAACAGTGGTGTTATTCATGCAGGTGTTTACTACACTCCTGGCTCTCTAAAAGCTAAGCTATGCGTTGAAGGTTTGAAGAAGTCATATGAATACTTTGAAGCAAACAATGTACCTTACAAGAAATGTGGAAAATTAATCGTTGCAGTTGATGAACTAGAGCTTCCTCAACTAGAAAAGCTGTACAGTTTTGCCCAGCAAAACGGTGTACCCAATGTATCTTACATTTCAGGTGACAAGATAAGAGAAATCGAGCCTAACTGTGTTGGCTTGAAAGCAATTCATTCTCCTGAAACAGGTATAGTTGATTGGAGAACAGTAACTTTATCATATGCCAAAAATTTCGTTGCGTCTGGTGGGATTATTTATAAGTCCTTTAAGGTGGGCGAAATATCAGAAACGAGTGAAAATGTGGATTACCCTATTTTGATCAAGAACGTTAATAGTGGATCAAACAATTCAACTCATATTTCACAGGTCACATGTAAGTATGTGATTACTTGTACAGGTTTGCAGTCTGATCGTGTTGCTAAGATGTCTGGCTGTTCTCCAAATCCTGTCATAGTACCATTTCGAGGTGATTATCTAGTTTTGAAACCTGAAAATTCTTCTTTAATAAATGGAAATATATATCCTGTTCCTGATTCTCGTTTCCCGTTCTTGGGTGTCCACTTCACTCCACGTTTAGATGGATCCGTTTTGCTGGGACCGAATGCTATCCTTTCATTAGATCGGGAAGGTTATGGACGTTTCGACTTTAACTTCAAAGACTACTTTGATCTCGCATCTAGCCCTGGACTTCGGAAACTCATTTTCCGTTATTTACGTTTTggtataaatgaaataattgatggtttatttattcatcGCCAGGTCAAACGGCTTAAAAAATATGTACCTAGCTTAAATGTTAAAGATGTCGTCAGGGGCCCATCTGGAATAAGAGCCCAAGCAATTGATTCAGATGGTACGTTAGTGGATGATTTTGTAATTCATTTTGGTGATGGTGAGATTGGTAAAAGAATCATGCATGTACGTAATGCACCATCACCAGCCGCGACAGCTTCTCTGGCTATTGGTTGTGTTCTGGCCGATAAAGCACAAGAGTACTTTGATTTATCTCTTGGTGAATCAAGAAGTTTTGTTTAG